The DNA segment CCCATAGGACCCTCCTCCATATCCGTAATCTCCACCGCCACCACCCCTGCTAAAGGTGGAGTCTCTCCTGAAGTCACGACCACCAAAGCGGGCTCCACCGGTTCTCCGGTGTCTGCCACTGCCACCATAAGAATGAGCTGTGGAAAAGCGAGCAAGCCAATCTGGCACCTCCTGGTTTGATTCTTGCATAAGTTCTGTCAATGCCCTTGCCAAAGATGAATTGCTCTCGTTGAAGAAAGCAGTGGCTCTACCTGTCTTTCCAGCTCTGCCGGTCCTTCCAATACGGTGTACATAGTCGTCGATATCATTGGGGAGATCAAAATTTATAACATGTGCCACATTGGGTATGTCCAGCCCACGGGCTGCTACGTCAGTTGCAACTAGAATCGGAGTTGCGCCACTCTTAAAAGATCTCAGAGCATGCTCTCTTTCCTAAAAGTGCACATACAATTTGTCAATAAAACACTTCCCAAAACAAAAACATAACAAGAAAGAACCATAGTGAAGATTTATTGTGGTAGCATGCAATAATTTCAAGTGAGCAGCAGTTTATACTTCTGGAACAACTGTTGTAAATCCCAACATGGAGCACAATATCAGTCAGTTCACCTGTAAGAAGGTTCACGCCCATCGATAGTGCATGCATACTTTTTTACATATTTTAAGTTCGACATCTCATGGACAATAATCTGTATTTTAAAATTGCATGTCATATCATCCATCAACCCCTCAGCATAATTagccaaatcaatatcatgagtcAGAAAACTAGAGTTACGCCAACACAAAAGGTAACTGATATGTTATCAGATCATGATCAACTTGGATGTCCTCTTCAGTTATTTTCATGATTAATTTCAAACACGAGGATATTCAATTTGTTGAGATTCATACAAAAGTTTAATTCCCCAATTTGTTAAACACGAGAACCAATCAGTAAAGAAATGATAAAAGCTCAAAATTTGGCTTCCTTTTATGAAACGAAACTTAGTAAAGAAACTTCATAAAGGTCAATCACAAGGATCAGATTTTGACATCTTTGGAGGTTGAAAGTAGATGAGACACTATAGTCTTTAGTTAGCAGCTTATGCAGCCGCATATATTTGCTCACTCGGTAGACCACCTAGTATATACCATATGCTGTATCAACATGCAACAACTCTCATaatcaaactatatatatatatatatatatatatatatatatatatatatatatataaagacagGCAATAAAGACAGTAAAGACACTTACTGGATCAAAGGCAGGACAAATTAGacatccaaaaaaaaattaaaaaaaaaactgagcTAACAAGACAAATTAACTTGATCTTTCAAGTAATAATAGATTTACCTACCTGCTGAGTCCTATCCCCATGAATAGTAGTTGCAGGAAACCCATTCATACACAGCCAGTGTTCCAATGAATCAGCTCCTCTTTTTGTCTCCACAAAGACCAAAGTGAGTGCTTGCTGTGGCGATTAAAGTGAAAATTCAATCATTATAAAAAACAGATTTATGGAACCAtaaaacatcaccaaggaatataTTTACAGAAACAAAGACGACCCAAGGACCTCATACCTTATACACAAAATAAACACTTAAACATAAGTTGACAGAAGTTGGTAGAGCCAAAAAATACCTTTGAAACAGGCTTTGCCTTACCTTTCCATGGACGCCAGTATCTCTTTGGCCATGAAGAAGGTCCATAAGGTAGCTTCTTTTGTCTGACTCAGGTACAAACTCCACTCTCTGGACAATCAAATCAGTACTAGAACCAACTCTTCCAACAGCGAGAAAGATGTAGTTATTAAGAAAATCCGAAGCCAATCTCTGTGAAAATTAGATTTGTCACTGTAAGCATATTCAAATAATTGCTTAAAGAAAATGGGAACAGCATGATGGTATAGGTCAACAAGAAACCTTACTAACCTtacgtgaaaatatattttagagcTCAATAATTGCTAAAGACAAGAAAGGAGAAACAATATAGGCCAACAAGAAACACATGGCAAGGCTGAAGATCCAGGAAATAAACCAATGACCGACAAACACATTTATACAGAACAAGTTCCATTAAGGAATCATAATTTGTGCTAAACTCTCCAATCATGTGACATCAACATGGGAGTTCCAAATTGCAGCTAATATTGAATTTACTCTATCTTACAATCTCTTCCATCAAAaactgtataaataatttcattctACTCTGAATTATCACCTCCTATCAAGCAATTCTAGGTCAAAGATATTTTTAATAACAAATGTGCTAACTCTTTTATAACCCAGTAACTTTTCATTGCTCCCTCCACATTGTCCATAAAGTTAGTTACCAAACCATTAAAAAGCGATTATTCCTAACTGCTCTGTCCTTTTTACCTAAAACAAATTATCTATCCAGCAATGCTTCCATATCATGaaagtatttaaaatataataaaactaCAGATACAATGCATATACAGAACTTTACTCCTAATGTAATgacataattaatatttttctcatgAAATTGAGTTTACATTATCACATAAATTTTGTGAGATATACAATTTcagtaaaaaatatttgaaaaataatatCATGCAAATGTGTCCTGAAGACTATGGAAATACTCTGCAGTGCAAATTTCTGTCACGTTGAGCATCTGAATCAAAAACTAAATTCTTAATGTGTAACAAAGTTTAGCACCAACCCAAACTACAGATGATCGCCATGTATAACAAGAACACATTCACAATAAACATAAAAGATCTCCATGACTTGGTGACTGGACAAATCATTGTTTAACAAAGACGAAAGCCAACCTGTATCTCCTTTGGAAATGTGGCACTGAACAGCATAGTCTGCCTTTGACCTCGTGGAGGCATGTCCATTTGTTCAACAATTCTCCTAATTTGTGGCTCAAAGCCCATATCAAGCATTCTATCGGCCTCATCTAGTGCCAAATATCTAATATGTTGCAATGACACTCGAGCTCGCTCAAGCAAATCTACCAGACGGCCAGGAGTTGCCACAAGAATCTCAACACCCCTTTCCAAGTCCCGCAACTGCAAATATGTATGATCAGTGAAAGAGGCACAACCCGGATGAATGATGACAGGAAAAAAGAAATGATATCTAATGTCCCTTGTTACCCAACAATATTTATGTTTAATGAGAAAAGGCaagtctgatataaaataattgaaTAGGAAGCTCTATTTGAGAATTAGCACCAAATATCATCACGAACATTAATTTGTGATCATGTACAGGGAAGAAAAGCACTTAAAGCCACATTTTCACGTATATGTTAAAAAATCAGTCATCTTATTCTTCTCCTCACTGTGTGTTGTCCTTTTctaccctttcctttctttctctcagTATGTTTGATCCCACTTCCCTTTCCCTCATCTTCCAGTTGTCTACTTCCTATAGTACGCAAGTACTCAACACTTGCGTATTTTTGTTGTCCCATAGTATGTCAATATGGGACCTTTAGGACCTAATAAGGACCTTGTCTGACCAACTAAAATATCAACCAATAAAAAAGGGACCCatttttgtgaagaaaaataAGTTCTACCTCGTTCAgatgatttcatttgactaattaTGGCTACCATACACTTTCCAGTAGATCATGATTAGGTGATCCTTGTGCAAAGATTTTTTAAATTGGTAAGTTACCCTAAAGGAATCAGTGTGATTCAAACTTCATCGAATATatcaaatcttaatttttttattcgaGGAATAAATGAACACACACATAAATTTCAGAAAGAAACAACAGTGTGAACACTTGTTAACTATGATTAGTAAGCCTTGGAGTGATAACAATCAGACAGTAGAACAGCATAGGCAAATCTTTAACACAAAAGATGAAATAAGTACCTGCTGATTGATTGGAGCTCCACCATAAGCAACAACCACCCTGACACCAGTCTGATAAGCAAATTTCCTAGCCTCCTCATGTATCTAAGGTACCAAAAACAGAAACCAATAAAATAAaaagtacatatatacataagaaaaatattaatcatcATGGAACCACCGAAAAAGACAGGGTGTCCACATAAAAAGGATTAAAGAAAATTTAAGGCTGAAGCATACTTGGACAGAGAGCTCGCGGGTAGGCAACAAAATCAGTGCGAGAGGATAGACGGTTCTTGATCCCCTTTGCCTTGGTCCAGATGGCCCTCTCATGATCCCACTTATTATCGGGAAGCAGAAAGCCGCAGTCTTTCCAGACCCAGTCTGAGCACAGGC comes from the Musa acuminata AAA Group cultivar baxijiao chromosome BXJ2-8, Cavendish_Baxijiao_AAA, whole genome shotgun sequence genome and includes:
- the LOC135619545 gene encoding DEAD-box ATP-dependent RNA helicase 37-like yields the protein MRTSWADAVATADSSAAATSASPSNVAAVSVAPSRGGGRAAYVPPHLRNRQSSSESPAPSPAAGPSGAGQPPAFAAPSPAGGSRWGGGPIRDVGRPGSAGGRGGGGGRHSRIGGWDRREREANPFSNDDDTTEADFDSQENSGINFDAYEDIPVETSGENVPPPVNTFAEIDLGDALNENIRRCKYVKPTPVQRHAIPISLGGRDLMACAQTGSGKTAAFCFPIISGIMRGPSGPRQRGSRTVYPLALILLPTRELSVQIHEEARKFAYQTGVRVVVAYGGAPINQQLRDLERGVEILVATPGRLVDLLERARVSLQHIRYLALDEADRMLDMGFEPQIRRIVEQMDMPPRGQRQTMLFSATFPKEIQRLASDFLNNYIFLAVGRVGSSTDLIVQRVEFVPESDKRSYLMDLLHGQRDTGVHGKQALTLVFVETKRGADSLEHWLCMNGFPATTIHGDRTQQEREHALRSFKSGATPILVATDVAARGLDIPNVAHVINFDLPNDIDDYVHRIGRTGRAGKTGRATAFFNESNSSLARALTELMQESNQEVPDWLARFSTAHSYGGSGRHRRTGGARFGGRDFRRDSTFSRGGGGGDYGYGGGSYGASSGYSGSSVATSAWD